In Tenebrio molitor chromosome 8, icTenMoli1.1, whole genome shotgun sequence, a genomic segment contains:
- the LOC138136220 gene encoding uncharacterized protein isoform X4, translating into MSRSFYQVTETDDHYQSHQLIEIGDQTSSTSDQEQNSDDAAEGITDISCKICGVHFVHGQSRRHHTRTKEHQAALKEFKKKKAEEAEHDKRTEATSVVPEVPKTAARPKEKVEIEPVEPASDVTAKAVEHVVAKQKYRVRSGKKLPEQNQLYINTLTAFFTLRYALGNVSKDLQVSINDVNWKDFGDIVIEVTNRDVTEVHAVQCRQIQTRNNITISALSAEKGKFSIKKLCKTLKELRNKRNYEKTYFKLFTVSNLLVEKDNNPKFTYDERIVEKGKNDNEKMSRSDRTVIIPQYKKNNLLNSTDDPDDICIFKILNHEDEDLNDDLNKFSLFTNQKKLFGLRELIKMMIEDKFDNSKDISNDVIKYIGEYFRTSQTVKEDESYYKLTKTDILVKVAELLLESNLVLPEGVIRESIEEIYLKLWKDTAEVFDIIIIKNDSDIVNKLYAILNKILEPEIGCTLNFSTKLTVNKKDIKSEALTVEIFDGLKTESVIRSCEFMYFALWKTGLVPLILTAETEKHLSSIIKVISFLKSEDISLKFILMTDLQIDQSYFPENLNVFFNLEDLKAKAPSIWPEILNSISIEVLDFSVKLKEIVDLNDDYLGRLRPDALLNMFLKDYSFRDVDVPITGDIVDNILVFKDDAVNSIRQYFQRRDGEQNADELSYLVNIKGCPTLIQVPPEL; encoded by the exons ATGTCCCGTTCTTTTTATCAA GTGACAGAGACTGATGACCACTATCAAAGCCATCAGTTGATAGAAATAGGCGATCAGACCTCTTCCACATCCGACCAAGAACAAAACTCT GATGACGCTGCCGAGGGTATTACAGATATTAGCTGTAAAATATGTGGTGTGCATTTTGTCCATGGACAATCAAGACGACACCACACTCGAACAAAAGAACATCAAGCAGCCTTGAAGGAATTCAAGAAGAAAAAGGCGGAAGAAGCTGAACACGATAAG AGGACTGAAGCGACGTCAGTAGTACCAGAAGTACCGAAGACTGCTGCAAGACCAAAAGAAAAG GTGGAGATTGAACCAGTTGAACCTGCTAGTGATGTAACGGCGAAAGCTGTTGAGCACGTTGTTGCGAAACAG AAATACAGAGTCCGATCTGGGAAAAAACTTCCGGAACAAAATCAGTTGTACATAAACACGCTGACTGCATTCTTTACTTTGCGGTACGCTCTTGGTAACGTCAGCAAAGATCTCCAAGTGTCGATAAACGACGTCAACTGGAAGGATTTTGGAGACATTGTAATCGAAGTGACAAATCGAGACGTTACTGAAGTCCACGCCGTTCAGTGCAGACAGATTCAGACCAGGAACAACATTACAATTTCAGCCCTGAGTGCTGAAAAGGGAAAATTCAGCATCAAGAAATTGTGCAAGACGTTGAAGGAACTGCGGAACAAGAGGAATTATGAGAAGACATATTTCAAGTTGTTCACGGTTTCGAATTTGTTGGTAGAGAAGGATAATAATCCTAAATTTACTTATGATGAGAGAATTGTTGAGAAGGGGAAAAATGACAACGAGAAAATGTCGCGGAGTGATAGAACAGTGATAATTCCACAAtacaagaaaaacaatttgttgAACAGTACCGACGATCCTGATGATATTTGTATATTCAAAATATTGAATCATGAAGATGAAGATCTGAATGACGATTTAAATAAGTTTAGCTTGTTTACAAATCAGAAGAAATTATTCGGTTTAAGAGAACTGATAAAGATGATGATTGAAGACAAATTTGACAACAGTAAAGATATTTCTAACGATGTTATCAAATATATTGGGGAATACTTCAGGACAAGTCAGACTGTTAAGGAGGATGAGAGTTACTATAAGTTGACTAAGACGGATATTTTGGTAAAAGTTGCGGAACTACTCTTGGAATCTAATCTGGTACTACCAGAAGGCGTCATCAGAGAGAGTATTGAAGAAATATATTTGAAACTGTGGAAGGACACTGCCGAAGTCTTTGACATCATTATCATCAAAAATGATTCCGACATCGTCAATAAACTTTACGCCATTCTGAATAAAATCCTAGAACCAGAAATTGGATGCACTCTGAATTTCTCCACCAAATTAACAGTTAACAAAAAAGACATCAAAAGTGAGGCACTAACGGTAGAAATTTTCGACGGCCTCAAGACAGAGTCCGTTATCAGGTCTTGTGAATTTATGTATTTCGCTCTGTGGAAAACTGGTTTGGTGCCCTTAATTCTGACAGCGGAGACCGAAAAACATCTTTCGTCAATAATCAAAGTGATAAGTTTTCTCAAAAGTGAAGATATATCTCTGAAATTTATCCTAATGACCGATTTACAAATCGATCAGAGTTATTTTCCGGAAAACTTGAACGTCTTCTTCAACCTGGAAGATCTGAAAGCTAAAGCACCGTCAATTTGGCCTGAGATCTTGAATTCTATTTCCATTGAAGTTTTGGATTTTTCGGTGAAGTTGAAGGAAATTGTCGATTTAAATGACGATTATTTGGGAAGGTTAAGACCCGATGCCTTGCTCAACATGTTCCTCAAGGATTATTCCTTCAGGGACGTCGATGTGCCAATAACTGGCGACATTGTTGACAACATTTTGGTGTTCAAAGATGACGCTGTCAACAGTATCAGACAATACTTTCAGAGAAGAGATGGTGAGCAAAATGCGGACGAGTTGTCCTACTTAGTTAACATCAAGGGGTGTCCAACGCTGATACAAGTGCCACCGGAGCTTTAA
- the LOC138136220 gene encoding transient receptor potential cation channel protein painless-like isoform X2 has protein sequence MSRSFYQPIPVNSEARIDVEKAPTISDLCWAHGLATFSPENIEQKLQQGAKIDSINPKWYGWEALHYAARTTDPDKLKVICDNLPRDKINTLTMLSENALHVLLDHGVLGQSFNITCQNGTDQRTSKIINQEENSIVECARILINAGIDVNHNNFWNETPLLIAIKRKYFTVVEMLLEQDGIDVDSCRGAVSGKTARELLKRTKLEVLPKQSSTHTKILFRLLKSGDEKAFSRYNGGKISDMLKTDEDIDGDNEANSSCTLLQYCFRRGLIAWHQEKARCESDSPLHYQDITANRLVQTFCQNGMAKCIQHLLNNGANIDSILRKFEDGKSLLQAAIVKGYYPLIAVILGHTETTFDPNKLCPAIVELLSSTTNDIDLNCTLSIVLNRLLNLETPLDEKGLVILNQIWKLDRSLTRLNQENVLLLLKFPGSLNRTSGVALSRFLCCWNYDITNTVLEKIGPEVIQKHLDECVEQEDDKICINYDSFINKGSVEQVLRTFVSSSELKVCLNHVVFKILIMEKWEKLRFTKFKYFYLNLFSYIFFYLFLNIYVLCKFSKVSNPGVDLVYGLGWIFLLLFVAKELFQLLASASSYFSEFNNYAELFFIVTTFLVYSVDTNWVDIAEVLSILSSNLVLLLLLEQVPLFAKYIIILRTVVFYLLYILFYFIQFVAFAICFYILFANSDQAFWTDLGNKIFETIILFTGNLDYMETPWKKESSSNSTGQNSFHNFSNKELFSKLIMLLFVLFMAIILHNLLLGLLVTDMENLNKRVKLFEQLKRASFVVRIEKFLDSACLRCLPNCIVDHFHSGRDLFKKNKYVVVNINDKKMIDDDGKQQLDFILTKREKRQDSLNKLYRYIKLKVKEQSYEGIRHHVNSEVLEKLELVEERLKNLHEIAQVMKVGLHKNR, from the exons ATGTCCCGTTCTTTTTATCAA cCAATCCCCGTAAATTCTGAAGCAAGAATAGATGTAGAAAAAGCTCCTACTATATCAGATTTATGTTGGGCACATGGACTTGCAACATTTAGCCCCGAAAATATTGAGCAGAAGTTGCAGCAAGGAGCTAAGATCGATTCTATTAATCCTAAATGGTACGGTTGGGAAGCCTTGCACTACGCTGCCCGTACCACTGACCCAGACAAATTGAAAGTAATATGTGACAATCTACCCAGAGATAAAATTAACACTCTGACGATGCTATCAGAGAACGCTTTACATGTCTTGTTGGACCATGGGGTCCTAGGTCAGTCTTTCAAcataacttgtcaaaatgGTACTGATCAGAGGACGTCGAAAATCATCAACCAAGAAGAAAACAGCATCGTGGAGTGTGCCCGAATTTTAATAAACGCCGGCATCGACGTGAACCACAACAACTTCTGGAACGAAACTCCTCTTTTGATCGCCATCAAGCGcaagtattttacagtagtgGAGATGCTGCTGGAGCAAGACGGTATAGATGTTGATTCTTGTCGAGGTGCAGTGTCGGGAAAGACTGCTCGAGAGCTCCTGAAAAGGACAAAGCTAGAAGTGTTGCCTAAACAATCTAGCACACATACAAAGATTTTGTTCCGACTGTTGAAATCAGGAGACGAAAAAGCCTTCTCGAGATATAACGGTGGAAAAATAAGCGACATGTTAAAAACCGACGAAGATATCGATGGTGACAACGAGGCCAACTCTAGTTGTACTTTATTGCAGTACTGCTTCCGCAGAGGTTTGATCGCTTGGCACCAAGAGAAGGCGAGATGTGAATCCGACTCTCCACTTCATTACCAAGACATCACAGCCAACCGCCTCGTCCAGACCTTCTGCCAAAACGGAATGGCGAAATGCATCCAACATTTACTAAACAACGGCGCTAATATCGACTCCATTTTGAGGAAATTCGAAGACGGGAAGTCTCTTCTGCAAGCGGCGATCGTCAAAGGGTACTACCCTTTAATAGCCGTGATTTTGGGCCACACCGAGACCACATTCGACCCAAACAAACTCTGTCCTGCCATTGTCGAGTTATTGAGTTCCACCACCAACGACATCGACTTGAACTGCACCCTCTCCATCGTACTTAACCGACTCCTTAATTTAGAAACACCTCTCGACGAAAAAGGATTAGTGATTCTGAACCAAATATGGAAGCTGGATCGCAGCTTGACGCGACTTAATCAAGAGAACGTTCTCTTATTGTTAAAGTTTCCCGGGTCGTTGAATAGGACAAGTGGTGTCGCACTGTCGAGATTCTTGTGCTGTTGGAACTACGACATTACTAACACAGTACTGGAAAAGATCGGTCCGGAAGTGATACAAAAGCATTTGGACGAATGTGTGGAACAAGAAGACGACAAGATttgtataaattatgacagtttcatcaacaaaggttcagTCGAACAAGTTTTAAGAACATTTGTGTCTTCGTCGGAACTCAAAGTTTGTCTCAATCATGTggtctttaaaattttgataatggAAAAGTGGGAGAAGCTGCGGTTTacgaaattcaaatatttttatctaaatttattctcttacatttttttttacttgttctTGAACATCTACGTTCTGTGTAAATTCAGCAAAGTGTCCAATCCCGGTGTCGATCTTGTGTATGGTTTAGGCTGGATTTTTCTACTGCTGTTCGTGGCTAAAGAGCTCTTTCAACTTTTGGCATCCGCTAGCTCCTATTTTTccgaatttaataattatgcGGAACTTTTTTTCATAGTCACGACATTTTTGGTATATTCTGTGGACACGAATTGGGTTGACATTGCAGAAGTATTGTCAATTTTAAGCTCAAATCTTGTACTTCTCTTGTTGTTGGAACAAGTGCCattatttgccaaatatatcATCATCCTCCGTACTGTCGTCTTCTATCTGTTGTACATACTGTTCTACTTCATCCAGTTCGTAGCTTTCGCAATCTGCTTCTACATTCTCTTTGCCAACTCGGACCAAGCGTTCTGGACAGATTTGGGcaacaaaattttcgaaacaATTATCTTGTTCACCGGAAACTTAGACTACATGGAAACTCCATGGAAGAAAGAGTCTTCTTCGAATAGTACTGGTCAAAATTCGttccacaatttttcaaacaagGAACTATTTTCGAAATTGATTATGTTACTGTTCGTACTGTTCATGGCCATCATTTTGCATAATTTGCTGCTGGGTTTGCTCGTCACCGACATGGAAAATTTGAACAAACGCgtcaaactttttgaacaGTTGAAAAGAGCAAGTTTTGTTGTTAGAATTGAGAAATTCCTGGATAGTGCTTGTCTGAGGTGTTTACCCAACTGTATCGTAGATCATTTTCATAGCGGGAGAGATCTTTTCAAAAAGAATAAATATGTGGTTGTAAATATCAACGacaaaaaaatgattgacgATGATGGAAAACAACAGTTAGACTTTATCTTAACCAAGAGGGAAAAACGACAAGATTCCTTGAACAAGCTCTACAGATACATAAAGTTGAAAGTTAAAGAACAAAGTTACGAAGGAATTCGACACCACGTTAATTCAGAAGTGTTGGAGAAACTCGAATTGGTTGAAGAAAGACTCAAGAATCTTCACGAAATTGCGCAAGTTATGAAAGTTGGACTCCACAAAAACAGATGA
- the LOC138136220 gene encoding uncharacterized protein isoform X3 yields the protein MSHTPYQVTETDDHYQSHQLIEIGDQTSSTSDQEQNSDDAAEGITDISCKICGVHFVHGQSRRHHTRTKEHQAALKEFKKKKAEEAEHDKRTEATSVVPEVPKTAARPKEKVEIEPVEPASDVTAKAVEHVVAKQKYRVRSGKKLPEQNQLYINTLTAFFTLRYALGNVSKDLQVSINDVNWKDFGDIVIEVTNRDVTEVHAVQCRQIQTRNNITISALSAEKGKFSIKKLCKTLKELRNKRNYEKTYFKLFTVSNLLVEKDNNPKFTYDERIVEKGKNDNEKMSRSDRTVIIPQYKKNNLLNSTDDPDDICIFKILNHEDEDLNDDLNKFSLFTNQKKLFGLRELIKMMIEDKFDNSKDISNDVIKYIGEYFRTSQTVKEDESYYKLTKTDILVKVAELLLESNLVLPEGVIRESIEEIYLKLWKDTAEVFDIIIIKNDSDIVNKLYAILNKILEPEIGCTLNFSTKLTVNKKDIKSEALTVEIFDGLKTESVIRSCEFMYFALWKTGLVPLILTAETEKHLSSIIKVISFLKSEDISLKFILMTDLQIDQSYFPENLNVFFNLEDLKAKAPSIWPEILNSISIEVLDFSVKLKEIVDLNDDYLGRLRPDALLNMFLKDYSFRDVDVPITGDIVDNILVFKDDAVNSIRQYFQRRDGEQNADELSYLVNIKGCPTLIQVPPEL from the exons ATGTCTCACACTCCGTATCAA GTGACAGAGACTGATGACCACTATCAAAGCCATCAGTTGATAGAAATAGGCGATCAGACCTCTTCCACATCCGACCAAGAACAAAACTCT GATGACGCTGCCGAGGGTATTACAGATATTAGCTGTAAAATATGTGGTGTGCATTTTGTCCATGGACAATCAAGACGACACCACACTCGAACAAAAGAACATCAAGCAGCCTTGAAGGAATTCAAGAAGAAAAAGGCGGAAGAAGCTGAACACGATAAG AGGACTGAAGCGACGTCAGTAGTACCAGAAGTACCGAAGACTGCTGCAAGACCAAAAGAAAAG GTGGAGATTGAACCAGTTGAACCTGCTAGTGATGTAACGGCGAAAGCTGTTGAGCACGTTGTTGCGAAACAG AAATACAGAGTCCGATCTGGGAAAAAACTTCCGGAACAAAATCAGTTGTACATAAACACGCTGACTGCATTCTTTACTTTGCGGTACGCTCTTGGTAACGTCAGCAAAGATCTCCAAGTGTCGATAAACGACGTCAACTGGAAGGATTTTGGAGACATTGTAATCGAAGTGACAAATCGAGACGTTACTGAAGTCCACGCCGTTCAGTGCAGACAGATTCAGACCAGGAACAACATTACAATTTCAGCCCTGAGTGCTGAAAAGGGAAAATTCAGCATCAAGAAATTGTGCAAGACGTTGAAGGAACTGCGGAACAAGAGGAATTATGAGAAGACATATTTCAAGTTGTTCACGGTTTCGAATTTGTTGGTAGAGAAGGATAATAATCCTAAATTTACTTATGATGAGAGAATTGTTGAGAAGGGGAAAAATGACAACGAGAAAATGTCGCGGAGTGATAGAACAGTGATAATTCCACAAtacaagaaaaacaatttgttgAACAGTACCGACGATCCTGATGATATTTGTATATTCAAAATATTGAATCATGAAGATGAAGATCTGAATGACGATTTAAATAAGTTTAGCTTGTTTACAAATCAGAAGAAATTATTCGGTTTAAGAGAACTGATAAAGATGATGATTGAAGACAAATTTGACAACAGTAAAGATATTTCTAACGATGTTATCAAATATATTGGGGAATACTTCAGGACAAGTCAGACTGTTAAGGAGGATGAGAGTTACTATAAGTTGACTAAGACGGATATTTTGGTAAAAGTTGCGGAACTACTCTTGGAATCTAATCTGGTACTACCAGAAGGCGTCATCAGAGAGAGTATTGAAGAAATATATTTGAAACTGTGGAAGGACACTGCCGAAGTCTTTGACATCATTATCATCAAAAATGATTCCGACATCGTCAATAAACTTTACGCCATTCTGAATAAAATCCTAGAACCAGAAATTGGATGCACTCTGAATTTCTCCACCAAATTAACAGTTAACAAAAAAGACATCAAAAGTGAGGCACTAACGGTAGAAATTTTCGACGGCCTCAAGACAGAGTCCGTTATCAGGTCTTGTGAATTTATGTATTTCGCTCTGTGGAAAACTGGTTTGGTGCCCTTAATTCTGACAGCGGAGACCGAAAAACATCTTTCGTCAATAATCAAAGTGATAAGTTTTCTCAAAAGTGAAGATATATCTCTGAAATTTATCCTAATGACCGATTTACAAATCGATCAGAGTTATTTTCCGGAAAACTTGAACGTCTTCTTCAACCTGGAAGATCTGAAAGCTAAAGCACCGTCAATTTGGCCTGAGATCTTGAATTCTATTTCCATTGAAGTTTTGGATTTTTCGGTGAAGTTGAAGGAAATTGTCGATTTAAATGACGATTATTTGGGAAGGTTAAGACCCGATGCCTTGCTCAACATGTTCCTCAAGGATTATTCCTTCAGGGACGTCGATGTGCCAATAACTGGCGACATTGTTGACAACATTTTGGTGTTCAAAGATGACGCTGTCAACAGTATCAGACAATACTTTCAGAGAAGAGATGGTGAGCAAAATGCGGACGAGTTGTCCTACTTAGTTAACATCAAGGGGTGTCCAACGCTGATACAAGTGCCACCGGAGCTTTAA
- the LOC138136220 gene encoding transient receptor potential cation channel protein painless-like isoform X1 gives MSHTPYQPIPVNSEARIDVEKAPTISDLCWAHGLATFSPENIEQKLQQGAKIDSINPKWYGWEALHYAARTTDPDKLKVICDNLPRDKINTLTMLSENALHVLLDHGVLGQSFNITCQNGTDQRTSKIINQEENSIVECARILINAGIDVNHNNFWNETPLLIAIKRKYFTVVEMLLEQDGIDVDSCRGAVSGKTARELLKRTKLEVLPKQSSTHTKILFRLLKSGDEKAFSRYNGGKISDMLKTDEDIDGDNEANSSCTLLQYCFRRGLIAWHQEKARCESDSPLHYQDITANRLVQTFCQNGMAKCIQHLLNNGANIDSILRKFEDGKSLLQAAIVKGYYPLIAVILGHTETTFDPNKLCPAIVELLSSTTNDIDLNCTLSIVLNRLLNLETPLDEKGLVILNQIWKLDRSLTRLNQENVLLLLKFPGSLNRTSGVALSRFLCCWNYDITNTVLEKIGPEVIQKHLDECVEQEDDKICINYDSFINKGSVEQVLRTFVSSSELKVCLNHVVFKILIMEKWEKLRFTKFKYFYLNLFSYIFFYLFLNIYVLCKFSKVSNPGVDLVYGLGWIFLLLFVAKELFQLLASASSYFSEFNNYAELFFIVTTFLVYSVDTNWVDIAEVLSILSSNLVLLLLLEQVPLFAKYIIILRTVVFYLLYILFYFIQFVAFAICFYILFANSDQAFWTDLGNKIFETIILFTGNLDYMETPWKKESSSNSTGQNSFHNFSNKELFSKLIMLLFVLFMAIILHNLLLGLLVTDMENLNKRVKLFEQLKRASFVVRIEKFLDSACLRCLPNCIVDHFHSGRDLFKKNKYVVVNINDKKMIDDDGKQQLDFILTKREKRQDSLNKLYRYIKLKVKEQSYEGIRHHVNSEVLEKLELVEERLKNLHEIAQVMKVGLHKNR, from the exons ATGTCTCACACTCCGTATCAA cCAATCCCCGTAAATTCTGAAGCAAGAATAGATGTAGAAAAAGCTCCTACTATATCAGATTTATGTTGGGCACATGGACTTGCAACATTTAGCCCCGAAAATATTGAGCAGAAGTTGCAGCAAGGAGCTAAGATCGATTCTATTAATCCTAAATGGTACGGTTGGGAAGCCTTGCACTACGCTGCCCGTACCACTGACCCAGACAAATTGAAAGTAATATGTGACAATCTACCCAGAGATAAAATTAACACTCTGACGATGCTATCAGAGAACGCTTTACATGTCTTGTTGGACCATGGGGTCCTAGGTCAGTCTTTCAAcataacttgtcaaaatgGTACTGATCAGAGGACGTCGAAAATCATCAACCAAGAAGAAAACAGCATCGTGGAGTGTGCCCGAATTTTAATAAACGCCGGCATCGACGTGAACCACAACAACTTCTGGAACGAAACTCCTCTTTTGATCGCCATCAAGCGcaagtattttacagtagtgGAGATGCTGCTGGAGCAAGACGGTATAGATGTTGATTCTTGTCGAGGTGCAGTGTCGGGAAAGACTGCTCGAGAGCTCCTGAAAAGGACAAAGCTAGAAGTGTTGCCTAAACAATCTAGCACACATACAAAGATTTTGTTCCGACTGTTGAAATCAGGAGACGAAAAAGCCTTCTCGAGATATAACGGTGGAAAAATAAGCGACATGTTAAAAACCGACGAAGATATCGATGGTGACAACGAGGCCAACTCTAGTTGTACTTTATTGCAGTACTGCTTCCGCAGAGGTTTGATCGCTTGGCACCAAGAGAAGGCGAGATGTGAATCCGACTCTCCACTTCATTACCAAGACATCACAGCCAACCGCCTCGTCCAGACCTTCTGCCAAAACGGAATGGCGAAATGCATCCAACATTTACTAAACAACGGCGCTAATATCGACTCCATTTTGAGGAAATTCGAAGACGGGAAGTCTCTTCTGCAAGCGGCGATCGTCAAAGGGTACTACCCTTTAATAGCCGTGATTTTGGGCCACACCGAGACCACATTCGACCCAAACAAACTCTGTCCTGCCATTGTCGAGTTATTGAGTTCCACCACCAACGACATCGACTTGAACTGCACCCTCTCCATCGTACTTAACCGACTCCTTAATTTAGAAACACCTCTCGACGAAAAAGGATTAGTGATTCTGAACCAAATATGGAAGCTGGATCGCAGCTTGACGCGACTTAATCAAGAGAACGTTCTCTTATTGTTAAAGTTTCCCGGGTCGTTGAATAGGACAAGTGGTGTCGCACTGTCGAGATTCTTGTGCTGTTGGAACTACGACATTACTAACACAGTACTGGAAAAGATCGGTCCGGAAGTGATACAAAAGCATTTGGACGAATGTGTGGAACAAGAAGACGACAAGATttgtataaattatgacagtttcatcaacaaaggttcagTCGAACAAGTTTTAAGAACATTTGTGTCTTCGTCGGAACTCAAAGTTTGTCTCAATCATGTggtctttaaaattttgataatggAAAAGTGGGAGAAGCTGCGGTTTacgaaattcaaatatttttatctaaatttattctcttacatttttttttacttgttctTGAACATCTACGTTCTGTGTAAATTCAGCAAAGTGTCCAATCCCGGTGTCGATCTTGTGTATGGTTTAGGCTGGATTTTTCTACTGCTGTTCGTGGCTAAAGAGCTCTTTCAACTTTTGGCATCCGCTAGCTCCTATTTTTccgaatttaataattatgcGGAACTTTTTTTCATAGTCACGACATTTTTGGTATATTCTGTGGACACGAATTGGGTTGACATTGCAGAAGTATTGTCAATTTTAAGCTCAAATCTTGTACTTCTCTTGTTGTTGGAACAAGTGCCattatttgccaaatatatcATCATCCTCCGTACTGTCGTCTTCTATCTGTTGTACATACTGTTCTACTTCATCCAGTTCGTAGCTTTCGCAATCTGCTTCTACATTCTCTTTGCCAACTCGGACCAAGCGTTCTGGACAGATTTGGGcaacaaaattttcgaaacaATTATCTTGTTCACCGGAAACTTAGACTACATGGAAACTCCATGGAAGAAAGAGTCTTCTTCGAATAGTACTGGTCAAAATTCGttccacaatttttcaaacaagGAACTATTTTCGAAATTGATTATGTTACTGTTCGTACTGTTCATGGCCATCATTTTGCATAATTTGCTGCTGGGTTTGCTCGTCACCGACATGGAAAATTTGAACAAACGCgtcaaactttttgaacaGTTGAAAAGAGCAAGTTTTGTTGTTAGAATTGAGAAATTCCTGGATAGTGCTTGTCTGAGGTGTTTACCCAACTGTATCGTAGATCATTTTCATAGCGGGAGAGATCTTTTCAAAAAGAATAAATATGTGGTTGTAAATATCAACGacaaaaaaatgattgacgATGATGGAAAACAACAGTTAGACTTTATCTTAACCAAGAGGGAAAAACGACAAGATTCCTTGAACAAGCTCTACAGATACATAAAGTTGAAAGTTAAAGAACAAAGTTACGAAGGAATTCGACACCACGTTAATTCAGAAGTGTTGGAGAAACTCGAATTGGTTGAAGAAAGACTCAAGAATCTTCACGAAATTGCGCAAGTTATGAAAGTTGGACTCCACAAAAACAGATGA